One region of Mugil cephalus isolate CIBA_MC_2020 chromosome 17, CIBA_Mcephalus_1.1, whole genome shotgun sequence genomic DNA includes:
- the LOC125023271 gene encoding calpain-1 catalytic subunit-like: MCMQNVCKHSSNAAAMPPPGVCLEIMEARHKQDGRGSITSPENFFKQDYQKLKQYCLIKGVRYIDDMFPPDSCSIGKGLMSPSDLARVEWLRPAKIAPAPSLIVDGFSRFDFNQGILGNCWFLASIGALTFQSTVFSQVVPLDQKFDEDYCGIFHFRFWRFGKWVDVVIDDKLPTINGRLIFVQSKDQNEFWPALLEKAYAKVCGSYTDMTAGIPSEAMMDFTGGVHMCITLSEPPPDLWGLMCRAAKSNTLMGCSTPQGETTANNILPNGLVEGHAYTVTGLKQVVVQGKIVSLVRLWNPWGKGEWNGDWSDQSSLWNIISSQDREKCLSVADDGEFWMAMEDFCKCYMDLNICGLSPDFIDGDSTHRWKTCTYEGRWVAGTTAGGCLNNRNSFWTNPQYQFKVSSEQSGKDGAKNILVSLMQKPDKRNRRLVEHLHIGFSIFQVTEQYKTQDGKFPASFFNTNTPVTQSKIYLNAREVIEFLTLKPGEYLIVPATFNPNETASFILTIHSKEETLCYENSGPKQEPVKKVKQVKKAPVDENKNMLFRQYSDTCEEVDAERLQKLLNEIVLKGDIKSGGFSIDACRSMVALMDTSITGKLNVKEFVRLWDKVVTYKDVFFRTDVSQTGTLSLSELRNAFTAIGMKVNDDMLNLMALRYGASAGHMTLESFISLMIRFDCMQKIFKQLSNGKGMNLQESEWMYISMYT, from the exons ATGTGCATGCAAAATGTCTGCAAACACAGCTCAAACGCTGCAGCCATGCCTCCTCCTGGTGTGTGTCTGGAAATCATGGAGGCTCGTCACAAGCAAGACGGCCGTGGGAGCATCACCAGCCCTGAGAATTTCTTCAAACAAGATTACCAGAAGCTTAAACAGTACTGCCTGATCAAAGGAGTGAGGTACATCGACGACATGTTCCCCCCTGACTCCTGCTCCATTGGCAAAGGGTTAATGAGCCCCTCTGACCTGGCCCGCGTGGAGTGGCTGAGACCAGCG AAAATTGCTCCTGCGCCGTCGCTTATTGTCGATGGATTCTCCAGGTTTGACTTCAATCAAGGAATACTCG GAAACTGCTGGTTTCTTGCGTCTATTGGAGCTTTGACGTTCCAGAGCACGGTCTTCAGCCAAGTTGTCCCCCTTGACCAGAAGTTTGATGAGGACTACTGTGGGATTTTTCACTTCAGG TTCTGGAGGTTTGGAAAGTGGGTGGATGTTGTCATCGATGACAAGTTGCCAACGATCAATGGCAGACTGATCTTTGTTCAATCCAAAGACCAAAATGAGTTCTGGCCCGCTCTGCTGGAGAAAGCTTATGCAAA GGTTTGCGGTTCCTACACCGACATGACTGCTGGAATTCCCTCAGAGGCTATGATGGACTTCACTGGTGGGGTTCACATGTGTATCACACTGTCGGAACCACCTCCAGACCTCTGGGGGCTGATGTGCAGAGCTGCCAAATCCAACACACTGATGGGCTGTAGTACACCTCAGGGG GAGACAACTGCTAACAATATACTGCCAAACGGATTGGTCGAAGGCCATGCATACACCGTGACAGGTCTCAAACAG gtTGTGGTTCAAGGTAAAATTGTTTCCTTGGTGCGTTTGTGGAACCCCTGGGGCAAAGGAGAGTGGAACGGAGACTGGAGTGACCA GTCATCCCTGTGGAACATTATAAGTTCTCAAGATCGTGAAAAGTGCCTTTCAGTCGCTGATGATGGAGAGTTTTG GATGGCAATGGAAGATTTCTGTAAGTGCTATATGGATTTGAACATCTGTGGCTTGAGTCCAGACTTCATTGACGGAGACTCCACACATCGCTGGAAGACCTGCACGTACGAGGGCAGATGGGTTGCAGGAACCACTGCTGGAGGATGCCTAAACAACAGaa ACAGTTTCTGGACTAATCCACAGTATCAGTTCAAGGTTTCCTCTGAACAGTCAGGGAAAGATGGCGCAAAAAACATTCTGGTGTCTCTCATGCAAAAGCCAGACAAGAGGAACCGACGCCTGGTGGAACACCTCCACATTGGATTCTCTATATTTCAG GTGACTGAACAA TATAAGACGCAGGACGGGAAGTTCCCAGCTTCCTtctttaacacaaacacaccggtCACCCAAAGTAAAATCTACCTGAACGCCAGGGAGGTGATAGAGTTTCTGACGCTGAAGCCTGGTGAATACCTGATCGTGCCAGCAACCTTTAATCCCAATGAGACGGCCTCTTTCATCCTGACCATCCACTCCAAGGAGGAGACCCTTTGCTA TGAGAATTCTGGACCCAAACAAGAACCAGTTAAAAAG GTCAAGCAGGTCAAGAAGGCACCGGTGGACGAAAATAAGAATATGCTATTCCGGCAATACTCTGACACG tgtGAAGAAGTGGATGCTGAGCGGCTCCAGAAACTTCTAAATGAGATCGTCCTTAAAG GAGACATAAAATCTGGAGGCTTCAGCATCGATGCCTGTCGCAGCATGGTTGCTCTGATGGAC ACATCAATCACAGGCAAACTGAACGTGAAGGAATTTGTCCGTCTGTGGGACAAGGTTGTCACTTACAAG GATGTTTTCTTCCGCACCGATGTTTCACAAACAGGAACGCTGTCACTGAGTGAGCTAAGGAATGCGTTCACAGCAATAG GTATGAAGGTGAATGATGACATGCTCAATCTGATGGCTCTGCGCTACGGCGCCTCAGCTGGACACATGACACTGGAGAGCTTCATCAGTCTCATGATTCGCTTTGACTGCATGCAGA AGATCTTCAAACAGCTGTCTAATGGAAAAGGCATGAATCTTCAAGAGTCAGAG TGGATGTACATTTCAATGTACACTTAA
- the LOC125024205 gene encoding complement component C1q receptor, with translation MAIMLLVFLLHLVNSFEGLSGAEDETLCTSNACYTLHMENLIFNKAHLECTNNGGYLMTLRDRQEEDALLSLLSLIQRQEKDGLRIWIGLKLDREDCVHSGKSLKGFKWVSGEEESHYSNWEREPPSTCTQNRCVKVNYTFSGNNQLKWIDGPCKNPAPYVCKFYFKSMCTPLTLLGRGQIHYTAPFSKNPQKGEMKLFPHGTYANIICSDQQSHYSVCNTSGWTNQGPFCTIVKQNCKINNGGCQHLCQQTTDTDVQCLCKDGYDLEEDGLSCRRTHLCGPDTCEHQCVIKESGFSCKCPEGFKLHQNQRNCYDIDECKSKACGDHLCLNTHGSYKCVCNEGYKMVDGRCDNVDECAQLRCDHICLNDSGSYSCSCNEGFALSNDGYSCVDIDECASSGCLPEFMCVNTEGSFLCDPVTHFNIDPTNYTPTLTSSSDDPAKEETQENFTESLTRTTVELQHQSPHTDAPLPDVVNHTHRDQQTNTSLVTTFAKTANYRVIICVLGSVIPLVVLVAVTLFIAIFRCSRSKKEVKKSTTTDGYCWVSSGLDPRLEKLYESILTDDP, from the coding sequence ATGGCAATTATGTTGTTGGTTTTTCTACTGCATCTCGTCAACAGCTTTGAGGGTCTATCAGGAGCTGAAGATGAAACGCTGTGCACCTCCAACGCCTGCTACACCCTGCATATGGAGAATTTGATCTTCAACAAGGCTCATCTGGAGTGTACCAATAATGGAGGTTATCTGATGACGCTCAGGGACAGACAAGAAGAGGATGCGCTGCTTTCACTTCTTTCGCTTATCCAAAGGCAAGAAAAAGACGGGCTTAGAATCTGGATTGGATTAAAACTGGACAGAGAGGACTGTGTGCATTCTGGCAAGAGTCTCAAAGGGTTTAAATGGGTGTCCGGGGAGGAAGAATCCCACTACTCCAACTGGGAAAGAGAGCCGCCCTCTACATGCACACAAAATAGATGCGTAAAGGTTAATTACACTTTTTCAGGCAATAATCAGCTGAAATGGATTGATGGACCTTGCAAAAACCCTGCACCTTATGTgtgtaagttttattttaagagcaTGTGCACACCTTTGACTCTGTTGGGACGTGGACAAATACACTACACAGCACCCTTCTCAAAGAATCCCCAAAAAGGTGAAATGAAATTGTTTCCACATGGAACTTATGCTAATATTATATGCAGCGACCAACAATCTCACTACTCTGTGTGCAATACGTCTGGCTGGACAAACCAGGGTCCCTTTTGCACAATTGTAAAGCaaaactgcaaaattaacaaTGGTGGATGTCAGCATTTGTGCCAGCAGACTACAGATACAGATGTCCAATGCCTTTGCAAGGACGGTTATGACCTGGAAGAGGATGGACTCAGCTGTAGAAGGACACACTTGTGCGGTCCTGACACCTGTGAGCATCAGTGTGTAATAAAGGAGTCAGGGTTTTCCTGTAAATGTCCAGAGGGGTTCAAACTGCACCAAAACCAACGCAACTGCTATGACATCGATGAGTGCAAGTCAAAGGCCTGTGGGGACCACTTGTGCCTCAATACGCATGGCAgttacaaatgtgtgtgtaatgaaGGCTACAAAATGGTCGATGGTCGATGCGACAATGTGGATGAGTGCGCACAATTAAGATGTGATCACATCTGCTTGAATGATAGTGGATCCTATTCCTGTAGCTGTAACGAGGGCTTTGCTTTATCTAATGATGGCTACTCCTGCGTTGACATCGACGAATGCGCCAGCAGCGGCTGTTTGCCCGAGTTCATGTGTGTTAACACGGAAGGCAGCTTTCTGTGCGATCCAGTTACCCACTTTAATATCGACCCAACAAACTACACTCCAACTTTGACTTCTTCATCAGATGACCCagctaaagaggaaacacaagagAACTTCACAGAATCTTTAACCAGAACAACGGTGGAGCTCCAGCATCAGTCCCCACACACTGATGCGCCGCTCCCTGACGTAGTGAACCACACGCACAGGGATCAGCAGACCAACACATCTTTGGTGACAACTTTTGCCAAGACGGCCAACTACAGGGTGATAATCTGTGTCCTCGGTTCAGTCATTCCTCTGGTCGTGTTGGTTGCAGTGACTCTGTTCATTGCGATTTTTCGATGCAGTCGATCCAAAAAGGAAGTCAAGAAGAGCACCACCACGGACGGCTACTGCTGGGTCTCCTCTGGTTTGGATCCACGTTTAGAAAAACTATATGAGTCCATCTTGACTGATGACCCATGA
- the LOC125024206 gene encoding matrilin-2 — protein MVCLQLAAFAPLKDITVWMSVMFLLSLQTGFGEKQTTICRPLCTGSECITVNQQKADFETAEAVCRESMGELLTFQSGADEHILDMLSQELFENFWIGLRLPAGACNNLSAPLRGYEWTSGNTNQSFIPSQTTWRENVTVCSQHCVSLSNDHKWTESPCSEKINGFLCKTKHKHACRAPFFQSSSGCRAGPCQHTCKDVKGGYICSCFNGYIPNSKDPRQCQIYCGQQKCPQICEGGLDSECICPEGYILHDNKFCEDINECEMGYCDQNCKNTFGSFVCSCEEGFVLKEDVKCQKKTQDIIATTVAVGFVKPAGRNNTLKDSAAAGGSFMWIWVVVAVVVVVSIFVIRLYVVKCRKYRERHLNQQSTAVDNIVT, from the coding sequence ATGGTCTGCTTGCAACTGGCAGCGTTTGCTCCACTGAAGGACATAACAGTCTGGATGTCAGTtatgtttcttttgtctcttcagACAGGATTCGGGGAGAAGCAGACTACAATCTGTAGGCCTTTGTGCACTGGAAGTGAGTGCATAACTGTTAACCAGCAGAAAGCGGATTTTGAAACGGCAGAGGCAGTATGCAGAGAGAGCATGGGAGAACTCCTGACGTTTCAGTCTGGGGCCGATGAGCACATCTTGGACATGCTGAGTCAAGAACTGTTCGAAAACTTCTGGATCGGGCTGCGTTTACCAGCTGGGGCCTGCAATAACCTCTCAGCTCCACTGAGAGGCTATGAGTGGACCTCCGGTAACACGAACCAGAGCTTTATTCCTTCCCAGACAACCTGGAGAGAAAACGTTACAGTCTGCTCTCAACACTGCGTTTCACTTTCAAATGACCACAAATGGACGGAGAGCCCGTGCTCTGAAAAAATCAATGGGTTTCTGtgcaaaacaaagcacaaacatGCATGCCGGGCGCCTTTTTTCCAAAGCTCCAGCGGTTGCCGAGCTGGACCCTGTCAGCATACATGCAAAGATGTAAAGGGGGGTTACATATGCTCTTGTTTCAATGGATACATCCCAAACAGCAAAGACCCCAGGCAGTGCCAAATATATTGTGGACAACAGAAATGTCCCCAGATATGTGAGGGAGGCCTTGACAGTGAGTGCATCTGTCCAGAGGGCTATATACTTCATGATAACAAATTTTGTGAGGACATAAACGAGTGTGAAATGGGTTACTGCGACCAGAATTGTAAAAACACTTTTGGGAGTTTTGTGTGCTCCTGTGAAGAAGGATTTGTACTTAAAGAAGACGTCAAATGCCAAAAGAAGACACAGGACATCATCGCAACCACTGTCGCTGTAGGATTTGTTAAACCGGCCGGCAGAAACAATACACTGAAGGATTCCGCAGCAGCTGGGGGCAGTTTTATGTGGATTTGGGTTGTGGTTGCAGTGGTTGTGGTCGTGTCCATATTTGTGATTAGGCTTTATGTTGTTAAGTGTCGCAAGTACAGAGAACGACATTTGAATCAACAGTCTACTGCTGTGGATAATATTGTTACTTAA